The Juglans microcarpa x Juglans regia isolate MS1-56 chromosome 2S, Jm3101_v1.0, whole genome shotgun sequence genome has a window encoding:
- the LOC121253686 gene encoding LOW QUALITY PROTEIN: protein MKS1-like (The sequence of the model RefSeq protein was modified relative to this genomic sequence to represent the inferred CDS: deleted 2 bases in 1 codon) yields the protein MNPLDPTYSPETPKKELQLQGPRPPPLKVSKDSHKIKKPPPHPQPKPPLNPFRPQQQPLQPVIIYAVSPKVIHATVSDFMSIVQRLTGPSSSSSRAGDLSPAARIASIEKTSPPERNRDRAGSAAAAMGVDPILDEEGVVELGQTHPGILSPAPMTLPPIPDGFFSPTNEPQGFPPFHELMSPFWRNGFFAASPGLLSAPLISPSPSSLEFLSNFLNF from the exons ATGAACCCGCTCGACCCAACATATTCGCCGGAAACTCCCAAGAAAGAGCTCCAGCTCCAGGGCCCCCGCCCTCCTCCTCTCAAAGTCAGCAAAGACTCCCACAAGATCAAGAAGCCTCCCCCACACCCACAACCCAAACCGCCGCTCAATCCCTTCCGCCCCCAACAACAGCCGCTCCAGCCTGTGATTATCTACGCCGTCTCTCCGAAGGTCATCCACGCCACCGTCTCCGACTTCATGTCCATCGTTCAGCGTCTCACGGGACCGTCTTCGTCTTCGTCTAGAGCGGGAGATCTCTCGCCCGCGGCTAGGATCGCATCCATCGAGAAGACCAGCCCTCCGGAGAGAAACAGAGACAGAGCCGGCAGCGCTGCCGCAGCGATGGGTGTAGACCCTATATTGGACGAAGAGGGGGTAGTAGAACTGGGTCAAACTCATCCGGGGATATTATCGCCGGCGCCGATGACTTTGCCTCCTATTCCGGACGGTTTCTTCTCACCCACAAATGAGCCGCAGGGCTTCCCTCCGTTCCACGAGCTGATGAGCCCGTTTTGGCGTAATGGATTCTTCGCGGCAAGCCCT GGGTTGCTCTCGGCTCCTTTGATTTCTCCATCTCCTTCTTCACTGGAATTCTTGTCCAACTTTTTGAACTTCTAG
- the LOC121251399 gene encoding uncharacterized protein LOC121251399 isoform X1, whose amino-acid sequence MSSFEDERLVQMVEEFIESESPSPIIFSASSKCRPLNHRTQYLALQEILGSGTQAEVEILESVLRHKRNKTDADKTSSLKKWLVMRLKMDGYEASLCQTSWITSLGCPAGGSLSQFIIICLKFHTSRDYEYIDIKMEDDESGNSMKFFVDMDFKSQFELARPTPTYKELTETLPQIFVGTEDKLNNIISLLCSAAKQSLKERGLHIPPWRTTAYMQSKWLSGCTHKVSADKSKAKGVSVTDDYSNWTPSPPRAKPKRRNLGGGSALSIQFSGMSINCC is encoded by the exons ATGAGTAGCTTCGAAGATGAAAGACTGGTTCAGATGGTCGAGGAGTTTATAGAATCAGAATCGCCATCACCTATTATCTTTTCTGCTTCCTCGAAGTGTCGTCCTCTAAACCATCGCACCCAATATCTCGCTTTAcag GAGATTCTTGGGAGTGGGACACAAGCCGAGGTTGAGATCCTTGAGAGTGTGTTGAGGCATAAGAGAAACAAAACAGATGCTGATAAAACCAGCAGTCTGAAAAAGTGGCTAGTCATGAGGCTAAAAATGGATGGTTATGAGGCTTCTCTTTGTCAAACTTCTTGGATCACTTCCTTGGGATGCCCTGCTGGTGGGTCTCTCTcccaatttattattatttgcctCAAATTCCATACTTCCC GTGATTATGAATACATCGATATTAAAATGGAAGATGATGAGAGTGGTAATTCAATGAAGTTTTTTGTGGACATGGATTTCAAGTCACAGTTTGAGTTAGCAAGGCCTACACCAACATACAAGGAGCTAACAGAAACACTACCACAAATCTTTGTTGGGACAGAGGACAAGCTTAACAATATAATCTCTCTTCTATGCTCAGCTGCCAAACAGTCCCTTAAAGAGAGGGGCCTCCACATCCCCCCATGGAGGACTACAGCTTACATGCAGTCCAAATGGCTTTCAGGCTGCACTCACAAAGTCTCTGCAGACAAGAGCAAAGCAAAAGGTGTTAGTGTTACAGATGATTATAGCAACTGGACACCCTCACCTCCAAGGGCCAAGCCTAAGAGGAGAAATTTGGGTGGCGGTTCGGCCTTGTCTATTCAATTTTCTGGGATGAGCATAAATTGTTGCTGA
- the LOC121251399 gene encoding uncharacterized protein LOC121251399 isoform X2 — protein MSSFEDERLVQMVEEFIESESPSPIIFSASSKCRPLNHRTQYLALQEILGSGTQAEVEILESVLRHKRNKTDADKTSSLKKWLVMRLKMDGYEASLCQTSWITSLGCPAGDYEYIDIKMEDDESGNSMKFFVDMDFKSQFELARPTPTYKELTETLPQIFVGTEDKLNNIISLLCSAAKQSLKERGLHIPPWRTTAYMQSKWLSGCTHKVSADKSKAKGVSVTDDYSNWTPSPPRAKPKRRNLGGGSALSIQFSGMSINCC, from the exons ATGAGTAGCTTCGAAGATGAAAGACTGGTTCAGATGGTCGAGGAGTTTATAGAATCAGAATCGCCATCACCTATTATCTTTTCTGCTTCCTCGAAGTGTCGTCCTCTAAACCATCGCACCCAATATCTCGCTTTAcag GAGATTCTTGGGAGTGGGACACAAGCCGAGGTTGAGATCCTTGAGAGTGTGTTGAGGCATAAGAGAAACAAAACAGATGCTGATAAAACCAGCAGTCTGAAAAAGTGGCTAGTCATGAGGCTAAAAATGGATGGTTATGAGGCTTCTCTTTGTCAAACTTCTTGGATCACTTCCTTGGGATGCCCTGCTG GTGATTATGAATACATCGATATTAAAATGGAAGATGATGAGAGTGGTAATTCAATGAAGTTTTTTGTGGACATGGATTTCAAGTCACAGTTTGAGTTAGCAAGGCCTACACCAACATACAAGGAGCTAACAGAAACACTACCACAAATCTTTGTTGGGACAGAGGACAAGCTTAACAATATAATCTCTCTTCTATGCTCAGCTGCCAAACAGTCCCTTAAAGAGAGGGGCCTCCACATCCCCCCATGGAGGACTACAGCTTACATGCAGTCCAAATGGCTTTCAGGCTGCACTCACAAAGTCTCTGCAGACAAGAGCAAAGCAAAAGGTGTTAGTGTTACAGATGATTATAGCAACTGGACACCCTCACCTCCAAGGGCCAAGCCTAAGAGGAGAAATTTGGGTGGCGGTTCGGCCTTGTCTATTCAATTTTCTGGGATGAGCATAAATTGTTGCTGA